From the Clostridium cagae genome, the window TCCAGGGGAAGATGTAGTATATCAAAAATTAAAGAGGTATTATCTTCAAGGACTTGAAACTGGAATTAAAGAAACTGAAAGAGATTTAGTTTTGAAGGATAAAAAAGTGAATGAGGCTAGAAATGATTTGGTATCTAAACAGGTTGATAGGAAAACTGTTGAAATATTAAAAGAAAAAAAACTTTTAGAGCACATTAAAGAGGAAGAAAGGGTTGAACAAGTTAACCTTGATGAAATAGCCCTTTATTCATATATGAGAAACATCAATGAAGGGAGGTGAGAATAAATGAAAATGAATATAAATTCTAATTTAAATTTAGCATCATTAAATGCAGAACCTAAAAAGACATCATCTAAAATTAATAGTGAATCGTCTAATAATGATAAAAATCACACTACAAAAAGTAAAGATGATACAAGTTTTAAAGATGTATTAAATGAAAAATCAAGTACAAAAGTAGAAAATAAAAATATAAAAGATAAAGTTATAAATGAAAATGTTAATGACAAGGATGTTGATGTAGAAGAGAAAATTAATGAAATAGAAGAGAAAATCGATAATGCATCAAAGGATGAAATTATTGAAATGTTAAATTCAATCTTTAATATGTTATCTTCTGTGAAAGATGAAAATATTGATGTGAAAGATTTAAATTCTGATATATTGAATTCAATAATTAACAACTTAGGTAAAGAAAATAATGATTTGCCTAAACTTCTTGAAAATTTATTGACTGCTTCAGAAAGTCCATTAACTAATTTATTAAATTCTGACAATAAAGATTTATTAAATAAGTTATTGAGCAAGTTAGGAAATAAACTTGATGAAGATACAGATGTATCAAATAAAGTTAAAGATTTAATGAGCCAAAGATCAAGTTCATTAGAAAATAAGGAAAATAAAACTTCTAACTTTAATACTGCATTTAAAAATTTTGAGCAAAATGCCAATTCTCAAATGAATAATCAAAATATTGAAGAAGAAAAAGTACCTACAAGCACTTCAGATGAAGATGATTTTTTAAATAAGCTTTTAAACAATAATAAAGATGATAGTGTATTAAATAAAATCAATTTACTTTCTTCAAGAAATGAGATTAATTCAAATAATACAACTGTTCCAACTGAGTCAGTAACAATTAACAAAGCAACTATGAGCGATGATTTAATTAAAAATGTTAAGCTTATGATTACAAACTCTATGAAGGAACTAACAGTAAAAATAAACCCAAAAGATTTAGGTCAAGTTACTATTAGTTTGATTCAAGAAAATGGAATTATGAAAGCAAACATAAAAGCAAATTCAAAAGAAACATTTGAACTTCTTTCTCAAAATTTAGTTGAAATGAAAAAAGCCATAGGTGAACAAAATATAAAAGTTGCTGATGTAAATGTAGAGTTATATCAAGAAGATACCACATTCTTTAAGGATGAAAGTTTTGGAAGAGGATTAGCTAAAGAAAATCAAAAACAAAATAGTAATAATGGAGAAGCATCTGAAATTGATTCAATTGAATTAGAAGATGATGTTACAGAAGATTTAAATAGTAATTTAGACTTTTTTGCTTAGGAGGTGAAGTTATGACTTATTCTATGAGTGATGTAAATGCAGCTCTCGGTAAAACTGATGCTAAGAATGCAGCAAATAGTAAAACTAATTCTACTCAAGGAAAAATGACAACTGATAGAGGAACACCAATATCTAAATCAGGTCAAGAATTTGATAAAAATTCATTTTTAAAGCTTTTATCAGCTCAGTTAGCTAATTTAGATCCAACGTCCGATCAAGATTCAACTGCATATGTTACTCAAATGGCACAATTTGCAGCTATGGAACAAATGTACAACTTAAACGATACAATGAGTACATTTGCACACCAACAATTAGTTGGAAAAGGTGTAACAATGAATGTTGTAAATGCTGATGGTGAATATTATACAGGGGTTGTGAGAGGCGTATCTAAAGATAATTATGGTACCTATGTTTCTGTAGAAGTCTATGAAAATGGTAAAAACGTATATAAAGTATTTGATGTAAAAAATATAGAAACTATATTAGATATACCAGAACAAAATGGTAATATGTTAATTAATTCAGACTTCCTAGCAGCTTCATCATTAAAGAACCAAAAAGTAGTTATTTCTACTTATGATAAAGATGGCAAAAACATTATAACAAAGGGAACTGTAAAAAGTGCTTTTATAGATATGGGTGTTGTTAAAATAAGAGTTGAGACTGACAAACTGGATGAAGATGGAAAACCAATTATAGAAGATCATGAGTATTCAAATATAATAAAAGCAGGGGATTTAACAGAAGAAGATATGGATGTTAAGCCAGAAGAGCCAGAAGAACCAGAAGAACCAGAAGAACCAGAAGAACCAGAAGAAGAAAACACTGATAAGGTGGATTCGAAAAATCTAAAAGAAGAAAAAAAAGAAAGTGAAATTTTAAGGATGGTAGATAATAAGGATAAGGCAGGATACAAGGAAAACTATGCTAATGAATTAGAAAAATTACATCGAATAATGGGTAAGTAATTGAGTTACAGAATAATTAATGGTCAAGTGTATCCAATAGGTAACTTTGAACCTATTAAAAATACCAATCCACAATCCACAATAAAGACAGAAGAAAAAAACAGTTTTAAAGATGTATTAAATAATGTTATCAATAAGAATCAAGGTTTTATTGTATCAAAGCATGCAGCTGAAAGACTAAATGAAATTAACTTTACAGATAAAGATATGCAAGAAATTGAAAAAGGATTCCAAATCGCAAAAGACAAAAACTCAAAGAATTCTGTTATTTTGTACAAAGATACTGCACTAATAGCAAGTATTGAAAATAGAACATTAATAACAGCCGTTGAGAAAGAGAGAGCAAAAGATAATATATTTACCAATATAGATAGTGTGGTAATTTTATAGGCTGGACCTTAAACAATTAATAATTAACAGTAAAAAACAAATAACTTAATGACTGTTAATTAAATATTGTTAACACATGGAAGCCTAAACTTGTTGAACGATAGAGACAAGTTAACAAATTAAGATTTGGAGGAAAATTAAATATGTTAAGATCAATGTATTCTGGAATAAGTGGAATGAAAGCTAATCAAGTTAAGTTAGATGTTATAGGTAATAATATAGCTAATGTAAGTACAACAGGATTTAAATCATCAAGTGCAAGATTTTCTGATATGCTTTATCAAAACATGTCATCAGCAACAGCACCAACAGCAACTAAAGGTGGTACAAATGCTAAACAAGTAGGACTTGGAGCACAACTTTCAAGCATAAATAAAGTAATGGGACAAGGTAATGCATTATCAACTGGAAGAAGTTTAGACGTATGTGTTGATGGTGATGGATATATTATGGTAAGTAAGGGACCTGAGGTTTATAAAGGTGGAACAAGTGATGGAAAAGGAACTATTGGAGTAGAAAAGTCAGGTAAGCTATCAGGTGGTAGTGAAAGTGAAATTTTATATACTAGAGATGGTAACTTTACACTTGATCATGAAGGAAATCTTTTAACAGCAGATGGATATAGAGTCATGGGTTATTTACTTCAAGATGGTACAGATGGAGATGTTAAATCAAGTATTGAATGGAAAGAGAAAGATGGCAAAAAAACTGCAACAGCTAATTATGTAGATGCTGATTCAAAATCTTTACAAGCTGTTGGTGAAGGGAAAGAACTTCATACATTAAAAATACCTGACAAGGTTTTAGCGCCTAAAAGAGATGAGAATGGAGATGCTACAACTGAATTTGTTGAAGTGCCAGTTAAGAGTTTTTCTATAGGAAAAGATGGAGTGATTACAGCAGTACTTGGAGATGGCTCAAGAACTGCACTTGGTCAAATTGCAATGGCTACTTTTAAAAATCCAGAAGGTTTAACAGCAGTAGGTGGAAATCTTTTACAAACATCACCTAATTCAGGACCGGAAATAATAAAGACTCCAGTAGGAAAATTAGCAGATGAGTATTCTGAAAATAGCAAAGGTTTTGGTGATTTTATTCAAGGAACGCTTGAATCATCAAATGTAGATTTAACAGAACAATTTACAGATATGATAACAGCAACAAGAGCTTTCCAAGCTTCATCAAAAATGATAACTACAGGTGATGAAATACTTCAAACAATAACAGGCTTAATGAGATAAGATTAAAAAACTTACATTCAGAATTTACACTCCGGCTGAATATTAGCTTTATTAATAAAAGTTATTATAACTTTTATATGCTATACGATTAGAAGAGATGAATTGATTATTAACAGTTTATAAATAAAACATAAAACTTTAATGATTATTGATAACAAAAGATAAAATTTTAGAATAAACGGAGGAAAATTAAATATGTTAAGATCGATGTACTCAGGAATAAGTGGGATGAAAGCCAACCAAGTTAAATTAGATGTTATAGGTAATAATATAGCCAACGTAAGTACAACAGGATTTAAATCATCAAGTGCAAGATTTACAGATATGCTTTATCAAAATATGTCTTCAGCAACAGCGCCAACTGGGCAAAAAGGTGGTACAAATGCTAAACAAGTAGGTCTTGGAGCACAACTTGCAAGTATAAATAAAGTTATGGGACAAGGCAATGCACTATCAACAGGAAGAAGTTTAGATGTATGTATAGATGGTGATGGATACTTAATAGTTGGAAGTGGTAATACTTCATATGGTGGAGCTGATGGAACAGAAGGTGGTAATCCTATAGATGGTAATCAAGGATTAGGATCAGGTGGGAATATGGATATATTATATACTAGAGATGGTAATTTAACTTTAGACCATGAAGGAAATTTAATAACAGCAGATGGTTACAGGGTTATGGGATATTATCTTACAGGAACTGATGCTGATGGTAATGTGATAAATAGTGTTGGTGTAGATGCAGATGGAAATCCCATAGCAAATTTTGTAGATGCTGATGGAAAACCAAAGGCTATAGGAGCCGAAGATGGAAATGTTAAATTACAACCATTAGTTATACCTGACAAAGTTGTAACTGGAAAAACTGATGATGGTAAAGATATAACACAACCTGTAAAAAGCTTTAGCATAGGTAAGGATGGAGTAATTACAGCAGTTCTTGGTGATGGTAGTAGAACTGCACTTGGACAAGTAGCTATGGCTAGTTTTAAAAATCCAGAAGGATTAACTAGTGTAGGTGGAAATCTATTACAGTCTTCACCAAACTCAGGGGAAGTAATAATAAAAACACCAACTGGTGGAATTGGTCCAGATGATAATAATATAGACAACAGCAAAGGGTTTGGAGATTTTATTCAAGGAGCACTTGAAGCATCAAATGTAGATTTAACAGAACAATTTACAGATATGATAACAGCAACAAGAGCTTTCCAAGCTTCATCAAAAATGATTTCAACAGCTGATGAAATTCTTCAAACAATTACAGGATTGATGAGATAAGATAATTTAATAATTAGGGAGAAAAGTATTTTCTCCCTAATTATTAAAAATAATATGAGAGTATAAAATTTATGCTTTATGGGAGGATGTCAATGATTGAATTAACGGGAATGAATAATAAATCATTTATATTAAATGATGATCATATTGAAAAAATAGAAGAAGTTCCAGAGACTTTAATAACACTAAGTAATGGAAAAAAATACATAGTTATTGAAAGTGTAGATGAAATTAAATTTAAAATTCTAAAATATAAAAAAGAAATTTTTATGCAGGGAAGATAGAGGAGGCATTTAGTAATGAAAAAAACTGATATAATGACTGCTGCTGGATTAATAATGGGTTTAGGATTAATGATTTATGGGATGGCAAGTGGAGGCTCAGGTGCAAGTAACTTAAAGCTTTTTTGGGATGTATCTTCAATAGCTATAACATTCGGGGGATCTATTGCAGCAGTAATGATTGTATATCCGCTAGATGAAATAAAAAAAGCAGGAATATTATTTCTTCAATCATTTAAAGAACCAAAGTCGTCTACAATGGAAACAATAAGTCAGTTTACAGAACTTTCAAGAAAAGCTAGAAGAGACGGGTTATTATCTTTAGAAGATACAATATCTCAATTAGAAGATAAATTTTTAAAAAAAGGCTTACAAATGGTTGTTGATGGAATAGAACCTGAATCTATAAAAGAAATATTAGAATTAGATATATCAGAAATGGAGGTAAGACATAAATCAGGATCAGGAATTTTTTCAGCTTGGGGAGCATTTGCACCAGGATTTGGTATGTTAGGTACACTTATAGGATTGATACAAATGCTTGCAAATTTAACTGATTCTAGTACAATAGCATCAGGAATGGGGAAGGCTCTTATAACAACATTTTATGGTTCGCTTATAGCTAATATTTTTGCATCACCAATAGCACAAAATTTAAATAATAAAAGTCAAAAAGAAGTTGCTATAAAAGAAATGATGCTTGAAGGCATACTTTCGATTCAATCAGGAGTAAATCCTAGAATTGTTGAGGATAAATTAATATCTTATTTATCACCACAAGAAAGAATAGTTTATACTCAAAATAATTCAGAAAACAATGAAGGGGTTGCATAGAAATGGCTAGGAAAAAAAAGTCGGATGATGGTGGTGGCTTAAGAGGAGATGAGTGGCTAGCAACTTATTCGGATTGTGTTACATTACTTTTAACCTTTTTCATTTTACTTTATTCTATGTCAACTGTTGATGCACAAAAAGTACAATCAATATCACAGGCTTTTGTATCAGTTATGACAGGCCAGTCAGGTGACACGTTTCTTAAGTATAACCAATATGATGGAAAGGTCCCTATAATTGGAGGAGAATCAGATACTGAAGGTGTAATTGATGCAGAATCTTTAGGAAAAGAAAGTATGTACAAAGATGTAAAAGATTATGTTGAAAAAAATAATTTATCTGGAGCTATGGATATTGTTCAAGACGAACGTGGAGTTATTCTAGAATTAAAAGATAGTGTTTTATTTGAATCAGGTCAAGCAGATTTAATTCCTGGAAGTAAGGAAGTTCTAGATAAAGTTGATACATTAATTTCAGCATTACCAAATTCAGTTATAGTAGAAGGTCACACTGATAATGTACCTATAAGCAATTATAAGTATGCAAGTAACTGGGAACTATCAACTCAAAGAGCAGTTAATGTAGTTAAATATTTTGTTGAGACAAAAAGTAATGATCCAATGAAGTTTAGTGCAGCTGGTTATGGCGAATATAGACCAATAGTTTATAATAATTCTGAAGAAAATAAAGCTAAAAATAGAAGGGTTAATATATTAATAATTAATGAAAAAGATAATGAGGAGTGATAATAATGGCTGATAAGGATAAAAGTAAGGATAAGGAATTAAAAGGTAAATCAGGCAATATGAAAACTATTATAATATTTGTGGTAGCTTTACTACTTGTTGGTGGAGGAGTTTTTGGGACAACTTATATATTCATGCAAAAAAATGCTAAAATAGTTGTTCAAGAAAGCGCAATTGATATAACTTATGTAGATATGGGAGAAATCACTGCAAATTTAGCTGATGAAGGTGGAAAGAGGTACTTTAAGGGTCAAATATCAATAGGGTATGATAAGACAGATAAAGATGCAGAAACTGAACTAAAAGAAAAAAAGGTTGTAGTAAGGGACTCAATAATATTTTATCTAAAGTCTTTAAAGATTGATTATATTAATGATACTAATAATGAAAAAGAAATAAAAGTCCAACTTATGGATAAAATAAATAAGCAATTAACAAAGAGTAAAATAGTAGATGTTAGATTTGATAGCATAATAACTCAATAGAAAGAAGAAAAAATATGGAATTTAGTTTTTTTAAGATGATTCTAAATTTAATTATGTCGTTATTGGTTGTCTTTTCACTTATGTTTTTAACATTTAAGATATTAGGAAGTAAAGTAAAAGCAGTTAATGATAATAAATATGTAAAAGTTATAGATAGAACTCAAATAACGAAGGAAAATTCTATAGTAGTGATCAAAGTAGGTAACAAGGGATATTTACTTGCAAATACACAAACAGGTATGGAAAAATTAGAAGATTTATCTGAAGAAGAAATTAATAAGATTGAAGAAGATAAAAGAAATAATATGTATGTTATAAATGAGTCATATATGAAGAAATCTGAAAATATAAAGAAAAAGGTTTTAAATATATTTAAGAATTTACACATCAAAGGAAGATAAAGATGAGAAAAAATAAAAACAAAGTTGTGTTTGTGTTGATTTTAGCTTTTGCTATTATAACATTTTGTGGAATAAAAGCATATGCAGTTCCTGAAGGTATAGATTTGCCACAAGTAAATGTAGCTATTGGAGATGGTGAAAGCAGTCCAAATGA encodes:
- the fliJ gene encoding flagellar export protein FliJ, whose amino-acid sequence is MAEKFKFSLDKLLEIRQDKEEESKRIFTETQRQKQNTEKKLNQLKFNYNKYNGIVPGEDVVYQKLKRYYLQGLETGIKETERDLVLKDKKVNEARNDLVSKQVDRKTVEILKEKKLLEHIKEEERVEQVNLDEIALYSYMRNINEGR
- a CDS encoding flagellar hook-length control protein FliK produces the protein MKMNINSNLNLASLNAEPKKTSSKINSESSNNDKNHTTKSKDDTSFKDVLNEKSSTKVENKNIKDKVINENVNDKDVDVEEKINEIEEKIDNASKDEIIEMLNSIFNMLSSVKDENIDVKDLNSDILNSIINNLGKENNDLPKLLENLLTASESPLTNLLNSDNKDLLNKLLSKLGNKLDEDTDVSNKVKDLMSQRSSSLENKENKTSNFNTAFKNFEQNANSQMNNQNIEEEKVPTSTSDEDDFLNKLLNNNKDDSVLNKINLLSSRNEINSNNTTVPTESVTINKATMSDDLIKNVKLMITNSMKELTVKINPKDLGQVTISLIQENGIMKANIKANSKETFELLSQNLVEMKKAIGEQNIKVADVNVELYQEDTTFFKDESFGRGLAKENQKQNSNNGEASEIDSIELEDDVTEDLNSNLDFFA
- a CDS encoding flagellar hook assembly protein FlgD; translation: MTYSMSDVNAALGKTDAKNAANSKTNSTQGKMTTDRGTPISKSGQEFDKNSFLKLLSAQLANLDPTSDQDSTAYVTQMAQFAAMEQMYNLNDTMSTFAHQQLVGKGVTMNVVNADGEYYTGVVRGVSKDNYGTYVSVEVYENGKNVYKVFDVKNIETILDIPEQNGNMLINSDFLAASSLKNQKVVISTYDKDGKNIITKGTVKSAFIDMGVVKIRVETDKLDEDGKPIIEDHEYSNIIKAGDLTEEDMDVKPEEPEEPEEPEEPEEPEEENTDKVDSKNLKEEKKESEILRMVDNKDKAGYKENYANELEKLHRIMGK
- a CDS encoding TIGR02530 family flagellar biosynthesis protein, with the translated sequence MSYRIINGQVYPIGNFEPIKNTNPQSTIKTEEKNSFKDVLNNVINKNQGFIVSKHAAERLNEINFTDKDMQEIEKGFQIAKDKNSKNSVILYKDTALIASIENRTLITAVEKERAKDNIFTNIDSVVIL
- a CDS encoding flagellar hook-basal body complex protein — translated: MLRSMYSGISGMKANQVKLDVIGNNIANVSTTGFKSSSARFSDMLYQNMSSATAPTATKGGTNAKQVGLGAQLSSINKVMGQGNALSTGRSLDVCVDGDGYIMVSKGPEVYKGGTSDGKGTIGVEKSGKLSGGSESEILYTRDGNFTLDHEGNLLTADGYRVMGYLLQDGTDGDVKSSIEWKEKDGKKTATANYVDADSKSLQAVGEGKELHTLKIPDKVLAPKRDENGDATTEFVEVPVKSFSIGKDGVITAVLGDGSRTALGQIAMATFKNPEGLTAVGGNLLQTSPNSGPEIIKTPVGKLADEYSENSKGFGDFIQGTLESSNVDLTEQFTDMITATRAFQASSKMITTGDEILQTITGLMR
- a CDS encoding flagellar hook-basal body complex protein, translated to MLRSMYSGISGMKANQVKLDVIGNNIANVSTTGFKSSSARFTDMLYQNMSSATAPTGQKGGTNAKQVGLGAQLASINKVMGQGNALSTGRSLDVCIDGDGYLIVGSGNTSYGGADGTEGGNPIDGNQGLGSGGNMDILYTRDGNLTLDHEGNLITADGYRVMGYYLTGTDADGNVINSVGVDADGNPIANFVDADGKPKAIGAEDGNVKLQPLVIPDKVVTGKTDDGKDITQPVKSFSIGKDGVITAVLGDGSRTALGQVAMASFKNPEGLTSVGGNLLQSSPNSGEVIIKTPTGGIGPDDNNIDNSKGFGDFIQGALEASNVDLTEQFTDMITATRAFQASSKMISTADEILQTITGLMR
- a CDS encoding flagellar FlbD family protein, whose amino-acid sequence is MIELTGMNNKSFILNDDHIEKIEEVPETLITLSNGKKYIVIESVDEIKFKILKYKKEIFMQGR
- a CDS encoding motility protein A; the protein is MKKTDIMTAAGLIMGLGLMIYGMASGGSGASNLKLFWDVSSIAITFGGSIAAVMIVYPLDEIKKAGILFLQSFKEPKSSTMETISQFTELSRKARRDGLLSLEDTISQLEDKFLKKGLQMVVDGIEPESIKEILELDISEMEVRHKSGSGIFSAWGAFAPGFGMLGTLIGLIQMLANLTDSSTIASGMGKALITTFYGSLIANIFASPIAQNLNNKSQKEVAIKEMMLEGILSIQSGVNPRIVEDKLISYLSPQERIVYTQNNSENNEGVA
- a CDS encoding flagellar motor protein MotB, whose amino-acid sequence is MARKKKSDDGGGLRGDEWLATYSDCVTLLLTFFILLYSMSTVDAQKVQSISQAFVSVMTGQSGDTFLKYNQYDGKVPIIGGESDTEGVIDAESLGKESMYKDVKDYVEKNNLSGAMDIVQDERGVILELKDSVLFESGQADLIPGSKEVLDKVDTLISALPNSVIVEGHTDNVPISNYKYASNWELSTQRAVNVVKYFVETKSNDPMKFSAAGYGEYRPIVYNNSEENKAKNRRVNILIINEKDNEE
- a CDS encoding flagellar basal body-associated FliL family protein, with amino-acid sequence MADKDKSKDKELKGKSGNMKTIIIFVVALLLVGGGVFGTTYIFMQKNAKIVVQESAIDITYVDMGEITANLADEGGKRYFKGQISIGYDKTDKDAETELKEKKVVVRDSIIFYLKSLKIDYINDTNNEKEIKVQLMDKINKQLTKSKIVDVRFDSIITQ
- a CDS encoding flagellar biosynthetic protein FliO; translation: MEFSFFKMILNLIMSLLVVFSLMFLTFKILGSKVKAVNDNKYVKVIDRTQITKENSIVVIKVGNKGYLLANTQTGMEKLEDLSEEEINKIEEDKRNNMYVINESYMKKSENIKKKVLNIFKNLHIKGR